One genomic segment of Natrialbaceae archaeon AArc-T1-2 includes these proteins:
- a CDS encoding bifunctional N(6)-L-threonylcarbamoyladenine synthase/serine/threonine protein kinase produces the protein MSTDTRVLGIEGTAWAASAAVYDSGTEAVFIETDAYQPESGGIHPREAAEHMHEAIPKVVETALAHARETADRDDSEPPVDAVAFSRGPGLGPCLRIVGTAARALSGSLEVPLVGVNHMVAHLEIGRHFSGFASPVCLNASGANAHLLAYRNGRYRMLGETMDTGVGNAIDKFTRHVGWSHPGGPKVEAAAEDGEYVDLPYVVKGMDFSFSGIMSAAKAAYDEGVPVEDVCYSLQENIFAMLTEVAERALSLTGSDEFVLGGGVGQNDRLREMLAAMCDQRGARFYAPEARFLRDNAGMIAVLGATMYEAGDTLEIDASRVDPNFRPDEVPVSWREGEDVVVGHDGSTRIRGAEAVVDLEPERGRVSKRRLSKSYRHPDLDDRLRRERTTLEARLTSLARREGVPTPVVFDVDLAESTLEFEFVGETELRERLTREHVRAVGRHLATIHGAGFVHGDPTTRNVRVDDERAYLVDFGLGYHTDHVEDYAMDVHVFDGSLVGTADDPEPLCEAAREGYREVGDERVLERLADVETRGRYVDE, from the coding sequence GTGAGCACCGACACGCGAGTACTCGGAATCGAGGGCACCGCCTGGGCGGCCAGCGCGGCCGTCTACGATTCCGGAACCGAGGCCGTCTTCATCGAGACCGACGCCTACCAACCCGAAAGCGGCGGCATTCACCCGCGCGAGGCCGCCGAACACATGCACGAGGCGATTCCTAAGGTCGTCGAGACGGCACTGGCACACGCCCGCGAGACGGCCGACCGCGACGACTCCGAACCGCCGGTCGACGCCGTCGCCTTCTCCCGTGGCCCCGGTCTGGGCCCCTGTCTGCGGATCGTCGGGACGGCCGCGCGGGCGCTGAGCGGGTCGCTCGAGGTGCCCCTGGTCGGGGTCAACCACATGGTCGCTCACCTCGAGATCGGTCGGCACTTCTCCGGATTCGCATCGCCGGTTTGTCTGAACGCAAGCGGCGCAAACGCCCACTTGCTCGCCTACCGCAACGGACGCTACCGGATGCTCGGCGAGACGATGGACACCGGCGTCGGCAACGCGATCGACAAGTTCACCCGCCACGTCGGCTGGTCTCACCCCGGCGGGCCGAAAGTCGAGGCCGCTGCCGAGGACGGCGAGTACGTCGACTTGCCCTACGTCGTCAAGGGGATGGACTTCTCGTTTTCGGGGATCATGTCGGCGGCGAAGGCCGCCTACGACGAGGGGGTTCCGGTCGAGGACGTCTGTTATTCGCTTCAGGAGAATATATTCGCAATGCTGACCGAGGTCGCCGAACGGGCGCTGTCGCTGACCGGTAGCGACGAATTCGTACTCGGCGGTGGCGTCGGCCAGAACGACCGTCTCCGGGAGATGCTCGCGGCGATGTGCGACCAGCGCGGCGCGCGCTTTTACGCTCCCGAGGCGCGTTTTCTCCGGGACAACGCCGGCATGATCGCCGTCCTCGGTGCGACGATGTACGAGGCGGGTGATACCCTCGAGATCGACGCCTCCCGCGTCGATCCGAACTTTCGACCGGACGAAGTCCCCGTGAGCTGGCGCGAGGGTGAGGACGTCGTCGTCGGCCACGATGGGAGCACACGGATCAGGGGTGCCGAAGCCGTCGTCGACCTCGAGCCCGAACGCGGGCGGGTCTCCAAGCGTCGGCTGTCCAAGTCCTACCGCCACCCCGACCTCGACGACCGGTTGCGACGCGAGCGAACGACGCTCGAGGCTCGCCTGACGAGTCTCGCCCGCCGCGAGGGCGTCCCGACGCCGGTCGTCTTCGACGTCGACCTCGCCGAGTCGACACTCGAGTTCGAGTTCGTCGGCGAGACGGAGCTACGCGAGCGCCTCACCCGCGAGCACGTTCGGGCGGTCGGTCGCCACCTCGCGACGATCCACGGCGCGGGGTTCGTCCACGGCGATCCGACGACCCGAAACGTTCGCGTCGACGACGAGCGGGCCTACCTCGTCGACTTCGGACTGGGCTATCACACCGACCACGTCGAGGACTACGCGATGGACGTCCACGTCTTCGACGGCAGCCTCGTCGGCACCGCCGACGACCCCGAACCGTTGTGCGAGGCCGCACGCGAGGGCTACCGCGAGGTCGGCGACGAACGCGTCCTCGAGCGACTCGCGGACGTCGAGACCCGGGGGCGGTACGTCGACGAGTGA
- a CDS encoding CbtA family protein has protein sequence MIYDYLKRGVAAGVLAGLAYGLYIAVVANPLLSYIHDAGHDHDHGHGHDHGHGHDHSHAVSETTNAIVSVGSGVLWAVLLAGVFAIAYYFLEPALPGRTGVKAAVLGAAGFFSVSVVPWTVVPPAAPGAEEALGIDTRLAIYVGLIGVGAVVSAASIASYRRLAPTGRARAVVVACVPAVLTVTVLSTVSPTIITHPDVADSLVYAFQGSTFLSQAGLWAIVVGAFATLHDRNAGETVSHHAGTDGELLTTP, from the coding sequence ATGATCTACGACTATCTCAAACGCGGGGTCGCTGCGGGGGTGCTCGCTGGCCTCGCGTACGGACTGTACATCGCGGTCGTCGCGAACCCGCTCCTGAGTTACATCCACGACGCCGGTCACGACCACGATCATGGCCACGGCCACGACCACGGCCACGGACACGACCACTCCCACGCCGTCTCCGAGACGACGAACGCGATCGTCAGCGTCGGAAGCGGCGTGCTCTGGGCCGTTCTCCTGGCCGGCGTCTTCGCCATCGCGTACTACTTCCTCGAGCCGGCACTGCCCGGCCGAACCGGCGTGAAGGCGGCGGTCCTCGGCGCGGCCGGATTCTTTTCGGTGTCCGTCGTGCCCTGGACCGTGGTACCGCCGGCAGCACCCGGTGCCGAGGAGGCGCTCGGGATCGACACACGACTTGCGATCTACGTCGGACTGATCGGCGTCGGCGCCGTCGTCTCGGCCGCGTCGATCGCCAGCTATCGACGGCTCGCACCGACGGGACGTGCTCGAGCAGTCGTCGTCGCGTGCGTTCCGGCCGTCCTGACCGTGACGGTGCTGTCGACCGTCTCGCCGACGATCATCACCCACCCGGACGTAGCCGACAGTCTCGTCTACGCGTTCCAGGGAAGTACGTTTCTGAGCCAGGCGGGACTGTGGGCGATCGTCGTCGGCGCGTTCGCCACATTGCACGATCGCAACGCAGGTGAGACCGTCTCACACCACGCCGGAACCGACGGCGAACTGTTGACGACGCCCTAA
- a CDS encoding 30S ribosomal protein S24e: MDVDIISEEENPMLHRTDVTFELTHEEATPSRLQVRDSLAAKLNKEADEVVVRTLDTKFGMRKTVGYAKVYESADHATEVEQDHMLERNKIAEETEADADADAEEA, translated from the coding sequence ATGGACGTCGACATCATCTCCGAGGAGGAAAACCCCATGTTGCACCGGACGGACGTCACGTTCGAACTGACCCACGAGGAAGCGACGCCGTCGCGTCTGCAGGTCCGTGACAGCCTCGCGGCGAAACTGAACAAGGAGGCCGACGAGGTCGTCGTCCGCACGCTCGACACCAAATTCGGGATGCGAAAGACCGTCGGCTACGCGAAAGTCTACGAGTCCGCTGACCACGCCACCGAGGTCGAACAGGACCACATGCTCGAGCGAAACAAGATCGCCGAGGAGACAGAGGCCGACGCCGACGCCGACGCGGAGGAGGCATAG
- a CDS encoding PQQ-binding-like beta-propeller repeat protein encodes MPSRRWLLAGAGSVLTALVGGHAVAGRTRSDGDSVHWPMARYDAAGTGHSPDASGPKDAVRVAWERELDTSFSGAVSPILFEGTLYAVGGPVVALEAETGELEFTHDGPYRSSPAPAATDVYRTDTLAISSPAGVVGLNAGGGYRIPLLGGRVGVDRWHGPGEDPDRSPLGPPDAPPPVAVDDAIYAAVPGTNDLVALEATDGTERFRVSHGAGSGNWRPAVRNDTVYAVGYARELGAYDAETGENHWTVEIDDLTPHAPTVTDEVVVVPGRESVTAVEVDDGSVRWEYDHDGNVSPPDRSDAAVADGRVFVADGTGSLHAIDLESGEERWTASVGGQASPVVADGVVYLTRRTVSVYAFDAETGEERWEYDLERPTSAPAVGDGRLYLVGSRRIVALEEGDR; translated from the coding sequence ATGCCCTCCAGACGGTGGCTGCTGGCGGGAGCCGGGAGCGTACTCACCGCCCTCGTCGGCGGCCACGCAGTCGCCGGTCGGACCCGAAGCGACGGCGACTCCGTTCACTGGCCCATGGCTCGCTACGACGCCGCCGGGACCGGTCACAGCCCCGACGCGTCGGGACCGAAAGACGCCGTCCGGGTCGCCTGGGAGCGAGAGCTGGATACGTCGTTCAGCGGCGCGGTTTCGCCGATCCTCTTCGAGGGTACCCTCTACGCTGTCGGCGGTCCGGTCGTCGCCCTCGAGGCCGAGACGGGCGAGCTCGAGTTCACTCACGACGGCCCGTATCGCTCGAGTCCCGCACCGGCCGCGACTGACGTCTATCGGACCGACACGCTCGCGATCAGTTCGCCGGCGGGCGTCGTCGGGCTGAACGCCGGCGGCGGCTACAGGATTCCGCTGCTTGGCGGCCGGGTCGGCGTCGACCGCTGGCACGGCCCCGGCGAGGACCCCGACCGGAGCCCGCTCGGGCCGCCGGATGCGCCGCCACCGGTCGCCGTCGACGACGCGATCTACGCGGCGGTCCCTGGAACCAACGACCTCGTCGCGCTCGAGGCCACCGACGGGACCGAACGCTTTCGCGTCTCCCACGGAGCCGGAAGCGGCAACTGGCGGCCGGCCGTCAGAAACGACACCGTCTACGCCGTCGGCTACGCACGCGAACTCGGGGCCTACGACGCCGAGACGGGCGAGAACCACTGGACGGTGGAGATCGACGACCTGACGCCTCACGCACCGACCGTGACCGACGAGGTCGTCGTCGTGCCGGGCCGGGAGTCGGTGACGGCCGTCGAGGTCGACGACGGGAGCGTCCGCTGGGAGTACGACCACGACGGCAACGTTTCCCCTCCCGACCGCTCGGACGCCGCCGTCGCCGACGGCCGGGTCTTCGTCGCCGACGGGACCGGCTCGCTGCACGCGATCGACCTCGAATCCGGCGAGGAGCGCTGGACCGCGTCCGTCGGCGGGCAGGCGTCGCCGGTCGTCGCCGACGGCGTCGTCTACCTCACGCGGCGTACCGTCAGCGTGTACGCGTTCGACGCCGAAACCGGCGAGGAGCGCTGGGAGTACGATCTGGAACGGCCCACGTCGGCCCCGGCCGTCGGCGACGGGCGCCTCTACCTCGTCGGGAGTCGCCGAATCGTCGCGCTCGAGGAGGGAGACAGATGA
- a CDS encoding TraB domain-containing protein, giving the protein MTATETGTVTVVPSVHFSPTHRRRVREMILEREPDVVAVELDERRYQRLERRGGDGFANVYEELPPPTALVYATLQAIQRTIVRLYGLDPGETEMETAIETAAETETDVALVDEPITETMTALSRAVGVDTIPKLMVRSQLLSPHERLAQLEVMTTPFREIEHGDDVEPLIDAMRTLLPEVTSVLIDRRDRAMAERLHRLQNAGHDVVAVVGAGHHNGIERTLAELEATNAELDVDVPIRRPTREVTTIPIE; this is encoded by the coding sequence ATGACCGCGACCGAAACCGGAACCGTCACCGTCGTCCCGAGCGTCCACTTCTCGCCGACTCACCGTCGGCGGGTCCGCGAGATGATCCTCGAGCGAGAGCCTGACGTCGTCGCCGTCGAACTCGACGAGCGGCGGTACCAACGCCTCGAGCGACGCGGTGGGGACGGTTTCGCGAACGTCTACGAGGAGCTTCCGCCGCCGACGGCGCTCGTTTACGCCACCTTGCAGGCGATCCAGCGAACGATCGTGCGACTCTACGGACTCGATCCCGGCGAGACCGAGATGGAAACCGCCATCGAGACCGCCGCCGAAACCGAAACCGACGTCGCACTCGTCGACGAGCCGATCACCGAGACCATGACGGCGCTGTCGAGAGCCGTCGGCGTCGACACGATCCCGAAGCTGATGGTGCGCTCACAGCTTTTGAGTCCGCACGAACGCCTCGCCCAGCTCGAGGTGATGACGACCCCGTTCCGGGAGATCGAACACGGCGACGACGTCGAGCCGCTGATCGACGCGATGCGGACGCTGCTCCCTGAGGTCACGTCGGTCCTGATCGATCGGCGCGATCGGGCTATGGCCGAGCGACTCCACCGGCTCCAGAACGCGGGACACGACGTGGTCGCGGTCGTCGGGGCGGGCCATCACAACGGCATCGAACGCACGCTCGCGGAACTCGAGGCGACGAACGCCGAACTCGACGTCGACGTCCCGATTCGACGTCCCACGCGGGAGGTGACGACGATTCCGATCGAGTGA
- a CDS encoding DUF5797 family protein: MTLSEETRDRLADVVELQPTKNAELQERWGLESGSEVHQYLEDELGEYYFRDDNSLIRATAEAAELVDVEPGVEGEEGGPPSRIRVPELQARIVDVLAEPDEESESVVSVLHGLREASDYDVDPSSDDVRAGLQSLRRKGVVDVEYRTVPTFRLAVSSDELEVSVSE, translated from the coding sequence ATGACGCTCTCCGAGGAGACACGCGACCGGTTGGCAGACGTCGTGGAGTTACAGCCGACGAAAAACGCCGAACTCCAGGAACGGTGGGGCCTAGAAAGTGGTAGCGAGGTTCATCAGTACCTCGAGGACGAACTCGGGGAGTACTACTTCCGGGACGACAACAGTCTGATCCGTGCGACCGCGGAGGCGGCAGAACTCGTCGACGTCGAACCCGGCGTCGAGGGCGAGGAAGGCGGCCCGCCGTCCCGGATTCGCGTTCCCGAGTTGCAGGCACGGATCGTCGACGTGCTCGCAGAGCCGGACGAAGAGTCAGAAAGCGTCGTCTCGGTCCTCCACGGGCTCCGTGAGGCTTCCGACTACGACGTCGACCCCTCGAGCGACGACGTCCGCGCTGGGCTCCAGAGTCTCCGTCGGAAAGGCGTCGTCGACGTCGAGTACCGGACGGTTCCCACGTTCAGACTTGCCGTTTCGAGCGACGAACTCGAGGTCTCGGTCTCCGAGTGA
- a CDS encoding 30S ribosomal protein S13 — MSEEEQQQEDDDLQYFVRIGQTDLDGTKSVERSLSEMNGIGRRTARIIADEAGVDRTATFGALEDDVIDEVVEVVENYAEEVPDWLNNRQKDFYTGETTHEIGNDLQLTRQHDINRMKMIDSYRGIRHKRGQKVRGQRTKSTGRTEGTIGVNVEEIREEEAAEGEEGGEE; from the coding sequence ATGAGCGAGGAAGAACAACAACAGGAGGACGACGACCTCCAATACTTCGTCCGGATCGGACAGACCGACCTGGACGGGACGAAGTCCGTCGAGCGCTCGCTCTCGGAGATGAACGGGATCGGCCGCCGAACCGCCCGGATCATCGCCGACGAGGCGGGCGTCGACCGAACAGCGACGTTCGGTGCTCTCGAGGACGACGTCATCGACGAGGTCGTCGAGGTCGTAGAGAACTACGCCGAGGAAGTCCCCGACTGGCTCAACAACCGCCAGAAGGACTTCTACACCGGCGAAACGACCCACGAGATCGGGAACGATCTCCAGTTGACCCGACAGCACGACATCAACCGGATGAAGATGATCGACTCCTACCGGGGTATCCGCCACAAGCGCGGCCAGAAGGTTCGCGGCCAGCGGACGAAGTCTACGGGTCGTACCGAAGGAACCATCGGCGTCAACGTCGAGGAGATCCGCGAAGAGGAAGCCGCCGAAGGCGAAGAGGGTGGTGAAGAGTAA
- a CDS encoding 30S ribosomal protein S27ae, with amino-acid sequence MSRHELYNDDGTTDREQCPRCGDSFLADHGDRVHCGKCGYTEWE; translated from the coding sequence ATGAGCCGACACGAACTCTACAACGACGACGGGACGACCGACCGCGAGCAGTGTCCCCGCTGTGGTGACAGCTTTCTCGCGGACCACGGCGACCGCGTACACTGTGGGAAGTGTGGCTACACCGAGTGGGAGTAG
- the mvk gene encoding mevalonate kinase: MTLSSAPGKVYLFGEHAVVYGEPAVPCAIERRARVGVEQRSDGKLRVHAEDLSLDGFTVEYGGDTNDRPDVDVAENLVDAAMGYVDGAIEQVRDATGEPEVGFDVTIESDIPLGAGLGSSAAVVVAAIDAATRELGVTLEREEIADRAFRTEYDVQDGQASRADTFCSAVGGAVRVEGEDCRAIEAPDLPIVVGFDGGAGDTGALVAGVRALREEYDFAADTVEAIGDVVRNGEKALAAGDLEELGRLMDFNHGLLSALDVSARTLDTMVWAARDAGAYGAKLTGAGGGGCIVALDPTEATETALKFTPGCEDAFRAALAEDGVKRLE, encoded by the coding sequence ATGACTCTCTCGAGCGCCCCCGGCAAGGTGTACCTGTTCGGGGAGCACGCGGTGGTCTACGGCGAGCCGGCGGTGCCGTGTGCCATCGAGCGACGGGCCCGCGTGGGCGTCGAGCAACGCAGCGACGGGAAGTTACGCGTCCACGCCGAGGACCTCAGTCTCGACGGATTCACGGTCGAGTACGGCGGCGACACGAACGACCGTCCCGACGTCGACGTCGCCGAGAACTTAGTCGACGCGGCGATGGGCTACGTCGACGGGGCGATCGAACAGGTCCGGGACGCGACCGGCGAGCCCGAGGTCGGCTTCGACGTCACGATCGAAAGCGACATCCCGCTCGGTGCCGGCCTCGGCTCCTCGGCCGCGGTTGTCGTCGCCGCTATCGACGCCGCGACGCGTGAACTCGGCGTCACCCTCGAGCGCGAAGAGATCGCCGACCGGGCGTTTCGGACCGAGTACGACGTCCAGGACGGACAGGCTTCCCGTGCCGATACGTTCTGTTCGGCGGTGGGTGGTGCCGTCCGCGTCGAGGGCGAGGACTGTCGGGCGATCGAAGCGCCCGATCTCCCCATCGTCGTCGGCTTCGACGGCGGAGCCGGTGATACGGGCGCGCTCGTCGCGGGCGTTCGGGCCCTGCGCGAGGAGTACGACTTCGCCGCCGACACTGTCGAAGCGATCGGCGACGTGGTCCGAAACGGCGAGAAGGCGCTGGCCGCAGGCGACCTCGAGGAACTCGGCCGGCTGATGGACTTCAACCACGGGCTGTTGTCGGCACTCGACGTCTCCGCGCGGACGCTCGATACGATGGTCTGGGCGGCACGGGACGCGGGTGCCTACGGCGCGAAGCTGACCGGCGCGGGCGGTGGCGGCTGTATCGTCGCACTCGATCCGACCGAGGCGACGGAGACGGCCCTGAAGTTCACGCCCGGCTGTGAGGACGCGTTCCGCGCCGCGCTCGCCGAAGACGGGGTGAAACGGCTCGAATGA
- a CDS encoding alkaline phosphatase family protein: MGLFDRLRGDDDPRVAFIGIDGVPYSLLTEHPEEFPNFAALADDGAAGEISSIVPPESSACWPALTTGMNPGETGVYGFQDREIDTYDTYVPMGREVQADRVWDRVTEADRRATVMNVPVTFPPQRNVQRMVSGFLSPELDKAAYPDDVRDYLESIDYRIDVDPKLGHSEDKAEFIEDAHETIDARFEAFLHYFEQDDWDLFFGVFMTTDRVNHFLFRDYEHDGAYREEFLEFYRKLDDYVGRLREALPEDVTLVVASDHGFTSLDYEVHFNQWLREEGWLSFETDDPEELNDITDDTRAYSFIPGRFYLNLEGREPRGSVSEDEYDAVREQLASELLELEGPDGRQVVDRIVEREDAFRGDHDEIAPDLVAIPTNGFDFKAGFKGDGDVFQQGPRNGMHSFDDTALFIDDPDASIGDADLLDIAPTILELMDVEFSRGEFDGASLV; this comes from the coding sequence ATGGGTCTGTTCGACCGACTTCGGGGCGACGACGATCCTCGTGTCGCGTTCATCGGGATCGACGGTGTACCGTACAGTCTCCTCACGGAGCATCCCGAGGAGTTTCCCAACTTCGCTGCGCTCGCCGATGACGGAGCCGCCGGCGAGATCTCGAGTATCGTACCGCCCGAATCCAGTGCCTGCTGGCCTGCCCTGACGACGGGAATGAACCCTGGCGAGACGGGCGTCTACGGCTTCCAGGACCGCGAGATCGACACCTACGACACGTACGTCCCGATGGGCCGGGAAGTGCAGGCCGATCGGGTCTGGGACCGGGTAACGGAGGCAGACCGTCGTGCGACCGTGATGAACGTCCCCGTCACGTTCCCGCCACAGCGAAACGTCCAGCGAATGGTCTCGGGCTTTCTCTCGCCAGAGCTGGACAAGGCCGCCTATCCCGACGACGTCCGCGACTACCTCGAGTCGATCGACTACCGGATCGACGTCGACCCGAAACTCGGTCACAGCGAGGACAAAGCCGAGTTCATCGAGGACGCCCACGAGACGATCGACGCTCGCTTCGAGGCGTTCCTGCATTATTTCGAACAGGACGACTGGGATCTCTTTTTCGGCGTCTTCATGACCACCGACCGGGTCAACCACTTCCTGTTCAGAGACTACGAACACGACGGCGCCTACCGTGAAGAGTTTCTCGAGTTCTACCGCAAACTCGACGACTACGTCGGTCGCCTGCGCGAGGCCTTACCCGAAGACGTCACTCTGGTCGTCGCCTCCGATCACGGCTTTACCAGTCTGGACTACGAGGTCCACTTCAACCAGTGGCTCCGCGAGGAAGGGTGGCTCTCGTTCGAGACCGACGATCCCGAAGAGCTGAACGACATCACCGACGACACCCGTGCGTACTCGTTTATTCCCGGCCGGTTCTACCTCAACCTCGAGGGTCGCGAGCCGCGTGGCTCCGTCTCCGAAGACGAGTACGACGCGGTTCGTGAACAGCTCGCCTCCGAGCTCCTCGAACTCGAGGGGCCGGACGGTCGCCAGGTCGTCGACCGCATCGTCGAACGCGAAGACGCCTTCCGCGGCGACCACGACGAGATCGCACCCGACCTCGTCGCGATCCCGACGAACGGCTTTGACTTCAAAGCTGGCTTCAAGGGAGACGGCGACGTCTTCCAGCAGGGTCCACGAAACGGGATGCACAGCTTCGACGACACCGCCTTGTTCATCGACGACCCCGACGCCTCGATCGGCGACGCCGACTTGCTCGACATCGCGCCGACGATTCTCGAGTTGATGGACGTCGAGTTCAGCCGCGGCGAGTTCGACGGGGCGAGTCTCGTCTAG
- a CDS encoding thiamine-binding protein: MTWYDSGRHREPFTSIMTAIARLEIVPIREEHMSDEIASAIEALEEFEVTYELTPMDTIIAADDVGEIFAAAQAAHDEIEEDRIITSLEVDDQPNREQHTAERVAAVEEALGRPPQG, translated from the coding sequence ATGACGTGGTACGACTCGGGGCGGCACCGAGAGCCGTTCACGAGTATCATGACCGCAATCGCCAGACTCGAGATCGTTCCGATCCGTGAAGAGCACATGTCAGACGAAATCGCCTCGGCTATCGAGGCGCTCGAGGAGTTCGAGGTCACCTACGAGCTGACGCCGATGGATACGATCATCGCCGCCGACGACGTCGGCGAGATCTTCGCCGCCGCACAGGCAGCACACGACGAGATCGAAGAAGACCGTATCATCACCTCCCTCGAGGTCGACGACCAGCCCAACAGGGAACAACACACCGCCGAACGGGTCGCCGCCGTCGAAGAAGCGCTCGGACGACCTCCACAGGGGTGA
- a CDS encoding DUF5808 domain-containing protein, which yields MADKPTSGEILGIPYNFERPSVGRMLSSYWKPGEGMLVEKPFGIGYTLNLANWRSWVVILVAGTLLWHQEKGESEADEPGDDEPVEVIVDEDD from the coding sequence ATGGCAGACAAACCGACTTCCGGTGAGATTCTCGGAATCCCGTACAACTTCGAACGACCCAGCGTCGGACGGATGCTCTCGTCGTACTGGAAACCCGGTGAGGGGATGCTCGTCGAGAAGCCCTTCGGCATCGGCTACACGCTGAACCTTGCGAACTGGCGCTCGTGGGTCGTCATCCTCGTGGCGGGCACTTTGCTGTGGCACCAGGAGAAAGGCGAGAGCGAAGCCGACGAGCCCGGCGACGACGAACCCGTCGAGGTCATCGTCGACGAGGACGACTGA
- the moaA gene encoding GTP 3',8-cyclase MoaA, whose product MLADEFGREVTGVRISLTDRCNFDCVYCHNEGLGDTRGPMEPQDDEMSTDDVVRFLEVAAEFDVDAVKFTGGEPMLRQDLEEIIERTPDPMEVSLTTNGTFLPGRAPDLVEAGLERVNVSQDALDPEAFAEVTQSGAYEKVIEGVDAALEAGLDPVKLNMVVFEHTAGYVPEMVDHVAENDGLQLQLIEYMPELTGKPEWAIDIDRVHGWLEEQAEWVEHREMHDRKRYWVGGENQSEAGMVEIVDPVENPTFCANCHRVRVTHDGHLKGCLNRNDDLRPMGEMTKPEIRDAFRETVANRVPYYGEYMVRNDEGEWEFNEEYIGV is encoded by the coding sequence ATGCTCGCCGACGAGTTCGGGCGCGAGGTGACGGGAGTCCGCATCTCGCTCACCGACCGGTGTAACTTCGATTGCGTCTACTGTCACAACGAGGGGCTCGGAGATACACGTGGCCCGATGGAGCCTCAGGACGACGAGATGAGTACCGACGACGTCGTGCGCTTTCTCGAGGTCGCCGCCGAGTTCGACGTCGACGCCGTGAAGTTCACCGGCGGCGAACCGATGTTGCGACAGGATCTGGAGGAGATCATCGAGCGGACCCCCGACCCGATGGAAGTATCGCTGACGACCAACGGTACGTTCCTCCCCGGGCGCGCTCCCGACCTCGTCGAGGCCGGCCTCGAGCGGGTCAACGTCTCCCAGGACGCGCTCGATCCGGAGGCGTTCGCCGAGGTGACCCAGAGCGGGGCCTACGAGAAGGTGATCGAGGGCGTCGACGCCGCGCTCGAGGCCGGGCTCGATCCCGTCAAGCTCAACATGGTCGTCTTCGAGCACACGGCGGGCTACGTTCCGGAGATGGTCGATCACGTCGCCGAAAACGACGGGCTCCAGCTCCAGCTCATCGAGTACATGCCCGAACTCACCGGCAAGCCGGAGTGGGCGATCGACATCGATCGCGTCCACGGCTGGCTCGAGGAACAGGCCGAGTGGGTCGAACATCGCGAGATGCACGACCGCAAACGGTACTGGGTCGGTGGCGAGAACCAGTCCGAGGCCGGGATGGTCGAGATCGTCGACCCCGTCGAGAATCCCACCTTCTGTGCGAACTGCCACCGCGTCCGGGTCACCCACGACGGCCACCTGAAGGGCTGTCTCAATCGCAACGACGACCTCCGTCCGATGGGTGAGATGACCAAACCCGAGATACGCGACGCGTTTCGTGAAACGGTCGCGAACCGGGTCCCCTACTACGGCGAGTACATGGTCCGCAACGACGAAGGCGAGTGGGAGTTCAACGAGGAGTACATCGGCGTCTAG
- a CDS encoding CbtB domain-containing protein: MSTTESDTVRDRVVTAREAMTPGQMAATLAFAAAIAFALIFVQEPLVHDSMHNFRHAAGITCH; encoded by the coding sequence ATGAGTACGACGGAATCCGACACCGTTCGAGACCGCGTTGTGACTGCACGAGAGGCGATGACGCCGGGACAGATGGCTGCGACGCTTGCGTTCGCTGCGGCTATCGCGTTCGCACTGATCTTCGTCCAGGAGCCACTCGTTCACGACTCGATGCACAACTTCCGGCACGCGGCCGGGATCACGTGTCACTGA